GTGCAGGCGATCCGCGCCGAGGCCGCGGCGTTGCGCGAGCAACTCGCGGCGTCCGCCGTCGAGCTGCGCGACGCGACGGGCGCGGCCGAGCGGATCGAGGCCGGCCTGGAGGCGCGGCTGCACGCCGACCTCGCCCCCTCGCTGCAGCCGGTCATCAACGCCAGCGGCGTCATCGTGCACACCAACCTCGGCCGCGCGCCGCTCGGCCCCGCCGCCATCGCGCGGTTGGGCGCGCTGGCCGGCGGCTACACGAACCTGGAGTACGACCTGTCGTCCGGCGGGCGCGGCTCGCGGGCGGTACACGCCTCCCGGCTGCTGGCGCGGCTGACCGGCGCCGAGGACGCCGTCGTCGTCAACAACAACGCCGCCGCGGTGCTGCTGGCGCTGGCGGCGCTGGCGGCGGACCGCGAAGTGGTCATCTCGCGCGGCGAGCTCGTCGAGATCGGCGGCGGATTCCGCGTGCCGGACGTGCTCCGCCAGTCGGGCGCGATCCTGCGCGAGGTGGGCACCACGAACCGCACCCGCGCCGCCGACTACGCGGCGGCCGTCGGCGACCGCACGGCGCTGCTCCTGCGCGTCCATCCCTCGAACTTCCGCATCGAGGGCTTCACCGAGCGGCCGGCCCTGCAGGAGATCGTCGACCTCGGGCGGCGTGTCGACCTCCCGGTGGTCGAAGACCTGGGCAGCGGACATCTCGCCCCGCTTGCCGGCATCGACGAGCCGACCGTGCGCGGGAGCATCGAGGCCGGCGTCGCCGTCTGCACCTT
Above is a window of Acidobacteriota bacterium DNA encoding:
- a CDS encoding L-seryl-tRNA(Sec) selenium transferase; amino-acid sequence: MPSGPRLIPSIEQLRQRPAVQRLEARYGRDATVQAIRAEAAALREQLAASAVELRDATGAAERIEAGLEARLHADLAPSLQPVINASGVIVHTNLGRAPLGPAAIARLGALAGGYTNLEYDLSSGGRGSRAVHASRLLARLTGAEDAVVVNNNAAAVLLALAALAADREVVISRGELVEIGGGFRVPDVLRQSGAILREVGTTNRTRAADYAAAVGDRTALLLRVHPSNFRIEGFTERPALQEIVDLGRRVDLPVVEDLGSGHLAPLAGIDEPTVRGSIEAGVAVCTFSGDKLLGGPQAGLIAGRRTALDRIRSHPLMRALRVDKLTYAALEATLIEHAAGRAGDNVPVVRMIETPVADVEARAAALRSRLAEVGGLTVSIASTEATIGGGSTPGVTLPSRALAVEVAGRTPDDLAAALRGGVPPVIGRIADERLLLDLRSVDPREDDHLAEAVANAARAQNRA